A genomic window from Tolypothrix sp. PCC 7910 includes:
- a CDS encoding ATP-binding protein yields MQKNRLYKNLFDAFIQIDESLLLKIIHNFTIGQKIRYGYILSLSIAVLGTVCGLIVGDFYQKPARQQKDDAQYELRLLHRLQTSILQTRTSQQQVIALITYKRELLQHQYADFSRYALELKRLWSEVETHINSESYKNEKHNEGIPNFLKTHSKIKEEYIHQVQKLMQAIPAKSSFKPEDIESLQEILVKFSSSSIALNFDLIDDDLNHVINASYQDEKQAETALSDAETIRFKIVATSILLSIILAGIVAHYTSYLLTVPILAVTDVARQTTEELNFNLLAPVTTKDEIGVLASSLNSLIQRLAQYTHKLELARETLETRVDERTQELMQALNSLKQTQSHLIQTEKMSALGQMVAGVAHEINNPVNFIYANISYINNYTNDLLSLIKLYQQRYPQTDPAILKLTEDIDLDYISDDLPKIANSMKVGAQRIQEIVLSLRNFSRLDEAEMKSVNIHEGIESTLLILQHRLKSKPEFTEIEIIKEYGSLPVIECYVGQLNQVFMNILMNSIDALESQGQRCSIDRDKIATNTNTINIRTQIVEQDWVRISIKDNGIGIREDVRSKIFDPFFTTKQVGEGTGLGLAVSYQIVVEKHKGYLRCISELGQGTEFQIEIPISQK; encoded by the coding sequence ATGCAAAAAAATCGATTATACAAAAATTTATTTGATGCTTTTATTCAAATAGATGAAAGTTTGCTATTAAAAATAATTCACAATTTTACTATTGGGCAAAAAATTCGTTATGGATATATTCTCAGCCTTAGTATTGCTGTTTTAGGTACAGTTTGCGGGTTGATAGTTGGAGATTTTTACCAAAAACCAGCTAGACAGCAAAAAGATGATGCTCAGTATGAACTCCGGCTACTCCATCGCTTGCAGACTTCTATCTTACAAACAAGAACGAGTCAGCAACAAGTTATTGCTTTAATTACCTATAAACGAGAATTATTGCAGCATCAATATGCTGATTTTTCTAGGTATGCACTTGAACTGAAACGGCTATGGTCTGAAGTAGAAACCCATATAAATAGCGAAAGTTACAAAAATGAGAAGCATAATGAAGGTATACCTAATTTTCTAAAAACTCACTCAAAGATAAAAGAAGAATATATCCACCAAGTACAAAAGCTGATGCAAGCAATTCCGGCTAAATCTAGTTTTAAACCAGAAGATATTGAATCGTTACAAGAAATTTTAGTAAAATTTTCTAGTAGTTCCATCGCTTTAAATTTTGATTTAATTGATGATGATTTAAATCACGTTATTAATGCCTCATATCAAGATGAGAAACAAGCCGAAACAGCGCTAAGTGATGCAGAAACAATTCGCTTTAAAATTGTTGCTACCAGCATTCTATTATCAATAATACTAGCTGGTATTGTTGCTCATTACACAAGCTATCTCTTAACTGTTCCTATCCTAGCTGTCACTGATGTTGCACGGCAAACAACTGAAGAATTAAACTTTAATCTATTAGCCCCTGTAACTACAAAAGATGAGATAGGAGTCTTAGCTAGTTCGCTCAATAGTTTAATTCAACGCCTAGCACAATACACTCATAAACTAGAGTTAGCACGTGAAACTTTAGAAACTAGGGTAGATGAACGAACTCAAGAATTGATGCAAGCTTTAAATTCATTAAAGCAGACCCAATCTCACCTGATTCAAACAGAAAAGATGTCTGCGCTTGGCCAAATGGTAGCGGGTGTTGCTCACGAAATTAATAACCCTGTAAACTTTATTTATGCCAATATCTCTTATATTAATAACTACACCAATGATTTATTGTCATTAATTAAGCTTTACCAGCAACGTTATCCTCAAACAGATCCAGCAATACTTAAATTAACCGAAGATATTGATTTAGATTATATCTCTGATGATTTACCAAAAATTGCGAATTCCATGAAAGTAGGTGCCCAGCGTATCCAAGAGATTGTATTAAGTTTAAGAAACTTCTCTAGGCTGGATGAGGCTGAGATGAAATCAGTCAATATTCATGAAGGAATTGAAAGTACTTTGTTGATTTTGCAACATCGCCTGAAAAGCAAGCCAGAATTTACAGAAATTGAAATCATCAAAGAATATGGTAGCTTGCCAGTAATAGAATGCTATGTTGGGCAACTGAACCAAGTATTTATGAATATTCTCATGAATTCTATCGATGCGTTAGAAAGCCAAGGGCAAAGATGTTCCATTGATAGAGATAAAATTGCTACTAATACTAATACTATTAATATTCGTACTCAAATTGTCGAGCAAGATTGGGTAAGAATTAGTATCAAAGATAATGGTATAGGAATCCGTGAGGATGTGAGATCTAAAATATTCGACCCATTTTTTACTACTAAACAGGTAGGAGAAGGTACTGGTTTAGGATTAGCAGTGAGTTATCAAATTGTCGTGGAAAAACATAAGGGATATCTCAGATGTATATCAGAACTGGGACAAGGAACTGAGTTTCAAATTGAAATTCCTATCAGTCAAAAGTGA
- the glp gene encoding gephyrin-like molybdotransferase Glp, with protein sequence MLSVSDTEAVILNLVQPLDAQGNTENVDLLAAAGRILSIPVTSQLDFPHWDNSAMDGYAVRYEDVKHSSAQQPVVLEIVEEIPAGYQPQSTILQGQAARIFTGAVMPQGADTVVMQEMTSRQDNQVQILTAPKPQEFVRHKAEFYQAGTQLLPPGILLNPSEIAVLAAAQCAQVSVYRRPRVAIFSTGDELVTVEQPLAAGQIVDSNAYALAALVKQAGAEALMLGIVKDDPVALEKTIAYAIANADIVISSGGVSVGDYDYVDKILESLGAEIHIRAVAMRPGKPLTVASFSTHKSALYFGLPGNPAAVLVTFLRFVQPAIKKLAGLSAGWQVKFVKVRSHQELRSDGKRETYVWGQLRLIDGVYQFHKAGGSHSSGNLINLAQTNALALLPVGTTLIPSGEEVLVLPTL encoded by the coding sequence ATGCTGTCAGTCAGCGATACAGAAGCAGTTATTTTAAATTTAGTCCAACCTCTGGATGCTCAGGGTAATACAGAAAATGTTGATTTATTAGCAGCAGCAGGACGCATTCTCTCTATACCTGTCACTAGTCAGCTGGACTTTCCTCATTGGGATAATTCGGCTATGGATGGCTATGCGGTGCGTTATGAAGATGTAAAGCACTCTAGCGCCCAACAGCCAGTAGTCTTGGAGATTGTTGAGGAAATTCCCGCCGGTTATCAGCCCCAGTCTACAATTTTACAGGGTCAGGCAGCCCGGATTTTTACAGGTGCAGTCATGCCCCAAGGTGCGGATACTGTCGTTATGCAGGAGATGACAAGCCGTCAAGACAACCAAGTTCAGATCCTCACTGCACCAAAACCCCAAGAATTTGTTAGACACAAAGCTGAGTTTTACCAAGCTGGAACTCAGTTACTACCACCTGGAATCCTCTTAAATCCATCTGAAATTGCTGTGTTAGCAGCAGCGCAGTGCGCTCAAGTCAGTGTTTACCGCCGTCCGCGTGTGGCAATTTTTTCCACAGGCGATGAACTAGTCACCGTCGAACAACCCCTAGCCGCAGGACAAATAGTTGATTCTAACGCCTATGCACTCGCTGCTTTAGTTAAGCAAGCGGGAGCAGAAGCGTTAATGTTAGGTATTGTTAAGGATGATCCTGTAGCACTTGAGAAAACCATAGCCTACGCGATCGCTAATGCTGATATAGTCATCTCTTCTGGTGGGGTTTCGGTAGGGGATTATGACTATGTTGACAAAATTTTGGAGTCTCTAGGGGCAGAAATTCACATTCGTGCTGTAGCCATGAGGCCGGGTAAACCGCTAACTGTAGCTAGCTTCTCAACGCACAAATCAGCGCTGTACTTTGGTTTACCAGGAAACCCAGCCGCGGTGTTGGTAACCTTTTTGCGGTTTGTCCAGCCAGCAATTAAGAAACTGGCAGGGCTAAGTGCAGGTTGGCAAGTAAAATTCGTGAAAGTGCGATCGCATCAAGAACTGCGATCGGATGGTAAGCGTGAAACTTATGTTTGGGGACAATTACGGTTAATTGATGGAGTTTACCAGTTTCACAAAGCTGGTGGTAGTCACAGTTCCGGTAATTTAATTAATTTAGCTCAAACCAATGCTCTAGCTCTTCTTCCTGTAGGTACAACCTTAATTCCTTCAGGCGAAGAAGTATTAGTTTTGCCTACTTTATAG
- a CDS encoding RDD family protein, with product MTIERVPKKHYPKAELGRRGMALGLDFLVIWLISSFLGNSNLGIQVVQIFVFAIAWIVLRVLVVYNNQGQSLGRWAFDLKILEVEEGQVVGRIPTLLALLKREAIAGVGAICVAIALGNIRANPTAILLVIPLAIDCGIAFNDTQLRQALHDRYSGTIIVSSRRGYSLDIKVKRLVENLRRNVRR from the coding sequence ATGACTATCGAACGAGTACCTAAAAAACATTATCCCAAGGCTGAACTTGGGCGGCGCGGTATGGCGTTGGGATTAGATTTTCTTGTTATCTGGTTAATTAGTTCCTTTTTAGGAAACAGCAATTTAGGAATTCAGGTGGTGCAAATTTTTGTGTTTGCGATCGCTTGGATAGTTTTACGGGTATTAGTCGTATATAACAACCAAGGACAAAGTTTAGGGCGTTGGGCTTTTGACCTCAAAATACTGGAAGTCGAAGAGGGACAGGTTGTAGGCAGAATTCCGACTCTGCTAGCATTGCTGAAGCGGGAAGCGATCGCTGGTGTGGGTGCTATTTGCGTGGCAATTGCCTTAGGCAACATTCGCGCTAACCCCACTGCTATACTGCTAGTAATTCCTCTGGCGATTGACTGTGGTATAGCCTTTAATGATACCCAGTTGCGTCAAGCTTTGCATGACCGCTATTCAGGAACTATCATCGTTTCGTCGCGTCGTGGCTATTCGCTAGATATAAAAGTCAAGCGATTAGTTGAAAATTTACGGCGGAATGTGAGAAGATAG